A stretch of the Lactuca sativa cultivar Salinas chromosome 9, Lsat_Salinas_v11, whole genome shotgun sequence genome encodes the following:
- the LOC111907551 gene encoding kinesin-like protein KIN-7A, with translation MAPYNQQSEGDKNISTTTPPVVAAQSKPNLKKIQMMSKTTGEDNIQSIKTYVTELKERVSKLQYQKQLLVCQAFEVEEANDGGGGGASDETDFVEEMEYPIMPRHLVLCQVPMEQACTPRIIVLQSLILP, from the exons ATGGCTCCATATAATCAACAGAGTGAAGGGGACAAAAATATTAGTACTACTACTCCTCCTGTTGTTGCTGCACAAAGCAAACCAAATCTGAAAAAGATTCAAATGATGTCTAAAACAACAGGTGAAGATAATATTCAAAGCATAAAAACTTATGTTACTGAATTAAAAGAACGTGTGTCAAAGTTACAATACCAAAAACAGCTACTTGTCTGCCAG GCATTCGAGGTAGAGGAAGCaaacgatggtggtggtggtggggccTCTGATGAGACGGATTTTGTGGAGGAAATGGAATATCCTATCATGCCACGTCACCTTGTGTTATGTCAGGTACCTATGGAACAAGCTTGTACTCCTCGAATAATAGTATTGCAATCACTCATATTACCATAA